A single candidate division KSB1 bacterium DNA region contains:
- a CDS encoding insulinase family protein: MVTDASGYQRTVLPNGLRIVSERISNVRSVALGVWVETGSRDESPEINGVSHFLEHMVFKGTARRSAREIAESIESVGGSLNAFTTKELCCFSAHVLDEDLELAIDVLSDLLLHALLDEEDIEREKQVILSEIRQFEETPEEVVFERFYQAAFDGHPLAQEIHGTPQNVERMNRETLLTYFRQHYTANRLVIAAAGNLEHERLVDLVEAHFQDVPDGGARHLAAVPPFRPNELRFVDRNCQQVHVCVGGRGLPYASAQKFPLLVLDTLLGGGMSSRLFQEVREARGLAYSIYSFADFLFDTGTFGVYAATDLSAVEETLGLIHRQLDAVRDGGISEQEVERTKRQLKGSLLLGLENTGSRMSRLARMEIYLGEYVSLDEVAAAIDAVRTEQVAEVASWLLDRSNRLTVLLLPEAG; this comes from the coding sequence TTGGTCACGGACGCAAGCGGTTACCAGCGCACCGTACTTCCGAATGGCCTGCGGATCGTCAGCGAGCGCATTTCGAATGTCCGCTCTGTAGCCCTGGGGGTATGGGTGGAGACGGGCTCCCGCGACGAGAGCCCCGAAATCAACGGCGTGTCCCATTTCCTCGAGCATATGGTCTTCAAGGGGACCGCCCGGCGCTCGGCACGGGAGATTGCCGAATCCATCGAGTCGGTGGGGGGCAGCCTCAACGCCTTCACAACCAAGGAGCTCTGCTGCTTCAGTGCCCATGTGCTGGACGAAGACCTCGAGCTCGCCATCGACGTGCTGAGCGATCTGCTCTTGCACGCCCTCCTGGACGAGGAGGACATCGAACGGGAAAAACAGGTGATCCTCTCCGAGATCCGCCAGTTCGAGGAGACCCCCGAGGAAGTGGTCTTCGAGCGATTCTATCAGGCAGCCTTTGACGGCCACCCCCTCGCTCAGGAGATCCACGGTACACCTCAGAACGTGGAGAGGATGAACCGGGAAACCCTGCTCACCTACTTCCGCCAGCACTACACGGCCAACCGTCTGGTCATCGCTGCCGCAGGAAACCTGGAGCACGAGAGGTTGGTGGATCTGGTCGAGGCCCATTTTCAGGACGTCCCGGATGGTGGGGCTCGGCACCTGGCCGCTGTGCCTCCCTTCCGCCCTAATGAACTACGCTTCGTCGACCGCAACTGTCAGCAGGTCCACGTGTGCGTAGGGGGACGGGGTCTTCCGTATGCCAGCGCGCAAAAGTTCCCCCTTCTGGTGCTGGACACGCTCCTCGGCGGAGGAATGAGCTCGAGGCTCTTTCAGGAGGTGCGGGAGGCCCGGGGCCTCGCCTACTCAATCTACTCGTTTGCGGATTTCCTATTCGACACGGGCACCTTTGGGGTGTACGCAGCCACGGACCTCTCGGCGGTGGAGGAAACCCTGGGACTGATCCACAGGCAACTGGACGCCGTCCGCGATGGGGGGATTTCTGAGCAGGAGGTCGAGCGGACCAAACGCCAGCTCAAGGGGAGCTTGCTCCTCGGCCTTGAGAACACGGGCAGCCGCATGAGCCGCTTAGCCCGAATGGAGATCTACCTGGGTGAGTACGTGAGCCTCGACGAGGTGGCCGCGGCAATCGATGCGGTGCGCACGGAGCAGGTCGCGGAGGTGGCAAGCTGGCTTCTGGACCGGTCGAATCGTTTGACCGTCCTGCTCTTGCCGGAGGCAGGTTGA
- the pnp gene encoding polyribonucleotide nucleotidyltransferase, whose protein sequence is MIYERSTEIGGRRLLLQSGKVARQANGSVWVQYGETVVLATATLSDVEIPPQGFFPLSVEYREKAYAAGRIPGGFFKREGKPTESEVLSSRLIDRPIRPLFPKELHREVQVIVWVLSADRMNDPDILGIIGASAALMISDIPFGGPVGAARVGRIGGKFILNPTYEELERSDMDIVVAGTADSIVMVEGEAREVPEEDLLRALEFAHERGIRPSIELQLQLREDCGREKISLEPEVIDEALLVAIRERADQPLDEAIRIADKTQRKQFLQNLVDRVVQELSETFPDSEQAVVEVVTEMQKAKVRRMIVEERRRIDGRQLDEIRPVSCEVGVLPRAHGSALFCRGQTQALAATTLGTKMDEQKMEELEGDFFKSYMLHYNFPPFSVGEVRPLRGPSRREIGHGSLAERALKPMIPSEEVFPYTIRVVSDILESNGSSSMATVCAGSLSLMDAGVPVKDAVAGIAMGLVRENGEYLLLTDILGEEDHFGDMDFKVAGSKLGVTAVQMDLKISGVPVEVMSRALAKAREARMHILEVMNATLPAPRPELSPYAPRIVTIHIGVDQIGLVIGPGGKTIREIIEKTGATVDIEDDGTVHIASTDPEACQRAKEMIERITEVPEIGKVYIGKVKRITNFGAFIEISPGKEGLLHISELEHHRVRRVEDVLKVGDEIEVKLIGIDTNGKLDFSRKALLPKEEGAGQEAGGRAERGKAPVRGGERRHGRGQDRRSPR, encoded by the coding sequence ATGATTTACGAGAGGTCAACCGAAATCGGGGGCCGAAGGCTGTTGCTGCAGAGCGGCAAGGTGGCCCGACAGGCCAATGGCTCTGTGTGGGTACAGTACGGCGAGACGGTCGTTCTGGCCACCGCTACTCTGTCCGATGTGGAGATCCCACCCCAGGGATTCTTCCCCCTGAGCGTGGAATACCGGGAGAAAGCGTACGCCGCCGGCCGTATCCCGGGCGGCTTCTTCAAGAGGGAGGGCAAGCCGACGGAATCGGAGGTGCTGAGCTCGCGTCTGATCGATCGCCCGATCCGTCCCCTCTTCCCGAAGGAGCTGCATCGGGAAGTGCAGGTGATCGTATGGGTCCTCTCCGCGGATCGCATGAACGATCCGGATATTCTGGGGATCATTGGGGCCTCCGCGGCCCTCATGATCTCGGACATCCCCTTCGGAGGCCCTGTCGGTGCGGCGCGGGTGGGCAGGATCGGCGGCAAGTTCATCCTGAACCCCACCTACGAGGAGCTGGAACGCAGCGACATGGATATCGTGGTGGCGGGCACCGCCGACTCCATCGTGATGGTGGAAGGGGAGGCGCGGGAAGTACCGGAGGAAGATCTCCTGCGCGCGCTCGAATTTGCCCACGAGCGGGGAATCCGGCCGTCCATCGAGCTGCAGCTGCAACTGCGCGAGGATTGCGGGCGGGAGAAGATTAGCCTCGAGCCGGAGGTAATCGACGAGGCCCTCCTGGTGGCAATCCGCGAGCGCGCCGACCAGCCCTTGGACGAGGCCATCCGCATCGCCGACAAGACCCAGCGCAAGCAGTTCCTCCAGAACCTGGTGGACCGCGTTGTGCAGGAGCTCAGCGAGACGTTCCCCGACAGCGAGCAGGCCGTCGTTGAGGTCGTCACGGAAATGCAGAAGGCTAAGGTGCGGCGGATGATCGTGGAGGAGCGTCGCCGCATCGACGGCCGCCAGCTGGACGAGATCAGGCCCGTCTCCTGCGAAGTGGGTGTGCTGCCAAGGGCGCACGGCTCCGCCCTCTTTTGCCGCGGTCAAACGCAGGCCCTGGCCGCCACCACCCTGGGCACCAAGATGGACGAACAAAAAATGGAGGAGCTGGAGGGGGACTTCTTCAAGAGCTACATGCTTCATTACAATTTCCCGCCCTTCAGTGTGGGTGAGGTTCGTCCCCTGCGAGGTCCAAGTCGCCGAGAGATCGGCCATGGTAGCCTGGCCGAGAGGGCTCTAAAACCCATGATCCCCTCGGAGGAAGTCTTCCCGTACACGATCCGGGTGGTTTCGGACATCCTCGAATCCAACGGATCTTCCTCGATGGCCACGGTTTGTGCCGGATCGCTGTCCCTAATGGACGCGGGCGTTCCCGTGAAGGACGCCGTAGCGGGCATCGCCATGGGGCTGGTCCGCGAGAACGGGGAGTACCTCCTATTGACCGATATCCTGGGCGAGGAAGACCACTTTGGGGACATGGACTTCAAGGTGGCCGGCTCCAAGCTGGGCGTTACGGCCGTTCAGATGGACTTGAAGATCAGCGGTGTGCCGGTCGAAGTGATGTCCAGAGCGCTGGCCAAGGCGCGCGAAGCTCGGATGCACATCCTTGAGGTGATGAACGCGACCCTACCGGCGCCACGTCCGGAGCTTTCGCCCTATGCGCCCAGGATCGTGACGATCCACATCGGCGTCGACCAGATCGGGCTCGTGATCGGTCCCGGAGGCAAGACGATCCGTGAGATCATAGAGAAGACCGGCGCCACCGTGGACATCGAAGATGACGGCACGGTCCACATCGCGTCCACGGATCCGGAGGCTTGTCAGCGCGCAAAGGAGATGATCGAGCGCATTACCGAGGTCCCCGAGATCGGCAAGGTCTACATCGGTAAGGTCAAGCGGATCACCAACTTCGGCGCCTTCATCGAGATTTCGCCCGGTAAGGAGGGGCTGCTGCACATTTCCGAACTCGAGCATCATCGGGTGCGGCGCGTGGAGGACGTCCTGAAGGTTGGGGACGAGATTGAGGTCAAGCTCATCGGCATCGACACGAACGGCAAGCTGGACTTCAGTCGCAAGGCCCTGTTACCGAAGGAAGAGGGGGCAGGCCAGGAAGCAGGGGGACGAGCGGAGCGAGGCAAGGCACCGGTTCGCGGCGGCGAGAGACGGCACGGCAGGGGGCAGGATCGGCGAAGCCCAAGGTGA
- a CDS encoding DUF4340 domain-containing protein → MRFRTTAILAGILVALFAVVYWGDVKRSEKAKEAKEKEEKVLAAEPDSIREILIRPSGIRLVKEGQEWTITEPIRTAADKSTVEGVLGTFRWAKRYRTVAEGNVRFADYGLEPPQYEMVLVHNAGADTLHIGEKTPTGSYVFARLNRENRVFTTTTSLLSHAQKTLYNLRDKRVLPFEREKVTALHLTNPHGTFELTREGDRWKIRRPLEALADRYKLDDVLSRIRNATAREFVDEAPKDLAAYGLDKPYVRVDLILGEEGARKTLLIGKKKDDKYYAHDDGRLPVFLVDSSFVRELRLTLTDLREKKLYEFLSTDVDSTVLMYPELTIVCAKDSAGEWQVLEPERRKAKNWRLSSIAGTVNGLRAKEFISERATNLAAYGLDRPAIRVKMFRKGELLADLRIGKKAKDGVYALGQPEGPVILVAENTLDQLKFTLEDIAEPKPKPVEEAKTESAATPSGASSR, encoded by the coding sequence ATGAGGTTCCGAACCACGGCGATTCTGGCAGGGATACTCGTTGCACTCTTCGCCGTCGTGTATTGGGGTGACGTGAAGCGTTCGGAAAAGGCGAAGGAGGCCAAGGAGAAAGAGGAGAAGGTACTGGCCGCAGAGCCCGACAGCATCCGGGAAATCTTGATCCGGCCTTCCGGCATTCGTCTCGTGAAGGAAGGGCAGGAATGGACGATCACCGAACCCATCCGCACTGCGGCCGACAAGAGCACGGTGGAAGGGGTCCTTGGTACCTTCCGCTGGGCTAAGCGCTACCGTACTGTGGCAGAGGGGAACGTTCGCTTTGCTGACTACGGACTCGAACCGCCCCAGTACGAAATGGTGCTGGTCCACAACGCCGGGGCCGATACGCTGCACATCGGGGAGAAGACCCCCACCGGTTCCTATGTCTTCGCACGCCTCAATCGGGAAAATCGCGTCTTCACCACAACGACAAGCCTGTTGTCCCATGCCCAGAAGACCCTGTACAACCTGCGCGACAAGAGGGTGCTGCCATTCGAGCGCGAGAAGGTCACGGCGCTCCATCTGACCAATCCCCATGGCACCTTCGAGCTGACGCGTGAGGGCGACCGGTGGAAGATCCGTCGACCCCTCGAGGCCCTGGCGGATCGGTACAAGCTGGACGATGTGCTCAGCCGAATCCGGAATGCGACCGCCAGGGAGTTCGTGGACGAGGCGCCGAAGGACCTTGCGGCGTACGGCCTGGACAAACCCTACGTCCGTGTCGACCTCATCCTGGGCGAAGAAGGAGCGCGAAAGACCCTGCTGATCGGAAAGAAGAAAGACGACAAGTACTACGCCCACGACGACGGCCGTCTGCCGGTCTTCCTGGTGGATTCGTCCTTCGTTCGCGAGCTCCGTTTGACGCTCACTGACCTGCGAGAGAAGAAGCTGTACGAGTTCCTCTCGACGGATGTGGACAGCACCGTGTTGATGTATCCCGAGCTGACCATCGTGTGCGCCAAGGACTCGGCCGGGGAATGGCAGGTGCTCGAGCCGGAGCGCCGGAAGGCCAAGAACTGGCGTCTGTCCAGCATTGCGGGCACCGTCAATGGGCTGCGCGCAAAGGAATTCATCAGCGAGAGGGCGACGAACCTGGCCGCCTACGGTCTGGACAGGCCTGCCATCCGCGTCAAGATGTTCCGCAAGGGGGAGCTGCTCGCCGATCTGCGCATCGGCAAGAAGGCCAAAGACGGCGTCTACGCCCTGGGACAACCGGAAGGGCCCGTGATCCTGGTGGCGGAGAACACGCTGGACCAACTGAAGTTCACGCTGGAGGACATTGCCGAACCGAAGCCCAAGCCCGTGGAGGAGGCCAAGACGGAGAGCGCAGCGACTCCGTCGGGAGCGTCGAGCCGGTGA
- a CDS encoding GldG family protein, with protein sequence MNRRKIGDYLGLGGVAVILIGLVSYSVHGILTPAISVTLGVGLAAIVAYGVLNFADIRTALSSRSTRFGSNAVLMAVVVLGILILINFVANRHSLRADTTAAKQFSLAEQTRKILKNLDRDVKVTAFYRAEDRWQIESLLKEYAHYSPRFKWEIIDPDQRPAEAKQYNISAYNTIVLECGGKEERITTRTEQDLTNALIKVTRKENKKIYFLTGHGEKDIEATDREGYDAVRKLLRNENYDVEKILLAEKDHVPDDCALLVVAGPKTALLENEASMIRDYLKKGGKALFLLDPESPDEYVNLLGEWGIEVGKNVVVDASGIGRLFGAGPAMPIATQYTSHAITQNFQLMTIYPYARSVRKATNAPVGATVTELVKTSSNAWGETEPLSRGGMVRYDEGKDLPGPVPVAVAYEKEAEETTPRSGEDELRPVRTKTRLVVFGDSDFASNTYYRVQGNGDLFMNAVSWLAEQEDLISIRPKDPEDRRVNLTRSQSRLIFWVTVVLMPLAVLGAGAGIYWKRR encoded by the coding sequence ATGAACCGGAGGAAGATCGGGGATTATCTGGGCCTGGGTGGCGTCGCCGTCATCCTGATTGGGTTGGTCAGTTACTCGGTGCACGGGATTTTGACGCCGGCCATCAGCGTGACCTTGGGGGTGGGACTGGCGGCGATTGTGGCATACGGAGTGCTGAACTTCGCGGACATCCGTACCGCCCTCAGCAGCCGGTCTACCCGCTTCGGTTCAAACGCCGTCCTGATGGCGGTGGTGGTGCTCGGGATCCTGATTCTAATCAACTTCGTGGCCAATCGGCACAGCCTGCGCGCGGATACGACGGCGGCCAAGCAATTCAGCCTGGCCGAACAGACGCGGAAGATCCTCAAGAACCTGGATCGGGATGTCAAGGTTACGGCCTTCTACCGCGCTGAGGACCGTTGGCAGATCGAGAGCCTGCTGAAAGAGTACGCCCATTACTCGCCCCGCTTCAAGTGGGAGATCATCGATCCGGACCAGCGGCCGGCGGAGGCCAAGCAGTACAACATTTCTGCCTACAACACCATCGTTCTCGAGTGCGGCGGTAAGGAGGAGCGGATCACGACCCGCACCGAGCAGGATCTTACCAACGCCCTCATCAAGGTGACGCGCAAGGAGAACAAGAAGATCTACTTCCTCACCGGCCATGGGGAGAAGGACATTGAGGCTACGGACCGGGAGGGATACGACGCCGTGAGGAAGCTCCTCCGCAACGAGAACTACGATGTGGAGAAGATCCTCCTGGCGGAGAAAGACCATGTACCCGACGACTGTGCCCTCTTGGTCGTGGCTGGGCCGAAGACAGCCCTTCTGGAGAACGAGGCGAGCATGATCCGGGATTATCTCAAGAAGGGCGGAAAGGCTCTGTTCCTTCTTGACCCGGAGTCCCCGGATGAGTATGTGAATCTCCTCGGCGAGTGGGGCATCGAGGTGGGGAAGAACGTCGTCGTGGATGCCTCGGGTATTGGCCGGCTTTTTGGGGCCGGGCCAGCGATGCCCATTGCCACGCAGTACACCTCGCACGCCATTACCCAGAATTTCCAGCTCATGACCATCTATCCCTACGCCCGCTCGGTGCGCAAGGCCACCAATGCGCCCGTGGGAGCCACGGTCACCGAACTGGTGAAGACCAGCAGCAACGCCTGGGGCGAAACCGAGCCTCTGAGCCGGGGTGGGATGGTCCGCTACGACGAGGGCAAGGATCTCCCCGGGCCAGTACCCGTGGCTGTAGCCTACGAGAAGGAGGCCGAGGAGACCACGCCGAGATCGGGAGAGGATGAGCTGCGGCCGGTTCGCACCAAGACCCGCCTTGTGGTCTTTGGGGACTCCGACTTTGCCTCCAACACCTACTACCGCGTCCAGGGTAATGGTGACCTGTTCATGAACGCTGTGAGCTGGCTTGCCGAGCAGGAGGACCTCATCTCGATCCGGCCAAAAGATCCTGAGGACCGGCGTGTCAATCTCACCCGCAGCCAGTCAAGGCTGATCTTCTGGGTGACCGTCGTGCTGATGCCTCTGGCCGTTCTGGGGGCCGGAGCAGGCATCTACTGGAAACGAAGGTGA
- a CDS encoding ABC transporter permease → MRNFVAILEREVRSYFLSPLAYVVIFFFLAVSGIFFYLILSNFVEICIRATMQAQMYQMMPPKLNVNMMAIRPMLHNMALFALFFLPLVTMKLYAEEKKTGTIELLMTSPITDAQVMLGKYTASLVLYLTMLALTFVYMAFLYAYGEPETGPILSGYLGLFLLGAAYLAFGLLFSSLTENQIIAAASTFAFILVFWAIGWVSDFVSPSVGRVLSYFSLIEHFEDFARGVIDTKHIVFYLSFVFFGLFLTYLSIQSARWRGAK, encoded by the coding sequence ATGCGGAACTTCGTCGCCATCCTGGAACGGGAGGTCAGGTCGTACTTCCTCTCCCCGCTGGCCTATGTGGTGATCTTCTTCTTCCTGGCCGTTTCCGGCATCTTCTTCTACCTCATCCTCTCCAACTTCGTGGAGATCTGCATCCGCGCCACCATGCAGGCGCAGATGTATCAAATGATGCCTCCGAAGCTGAACGTGAACATGATGGCCATCCGGCCGATGCTGCACAACATGGCTTTGTTTGCCCTCTTCTTTCTTCCGCTGGTGACCATGAAACTCTACGCGGAAGAAAAGAAGACCGGCACGATCGAGCTTCTGATGACCTCCCCTATCACGGATGCCCAGGTGATGCTGGGCAAGTACACGGCCAGCCTGGTCCTCTATCTCACCATGCTGGCCCTGACGTTCGTGTACATGGCCTTCCTCTACGCTTATGGCGAGCCAGAGACAGGGCCCATCCTTTCCGGGTACCTGGGTCTTTTCCTGCTGGGTGCAGCCTACCTTGCGTTCGGGCTTCTATTCTCCAGCCTGACGGAAAATCAGATCATCGCCGCAGCCAGCACCTTTGCCTTTATCCTCGTCTTCTGGGCGATCGGATGGGTTTCCGACTTTGTCAGCCCCAGCGTTGGGCGCGTCCTTTCCTATTTCTCCCTGATTGAACACTTCGAGGACTTTGCCCGCGGGGTGATCGACACCAAGCACATCGTCTTCTACCTGAGCTTCGTGTTCTTCGGGCTGTTCCTGACGTACCTGTCGATCCAGTCGGCAAGATGGAGGGGCGCCAAATGA
- a CDS encoding ABC transporter ATP-binding protein has translation MIEVRHLSRSFGTVKAIEDVTFDVRKGEIVGFLGPNGAGKTTTMRILTGYIPATSGTARVAGFDVQEQSLEVRKRIGYMPENPPLYGDMTVESFLHFVAKIKGVEAKERKRRVEKVMEQVEIRDVRHRLIKTLSKGYKQRVGLAQALVHDPEVLILDEPTIGLDPKQIREVRTLIKNLAGEHTVILSTHILPEVSMTCERVIIINKGRIVAEDTPDNLTAKLAGSQRVVMEVEGPVDSVASALRSVPGVLSVNAERADGDSRGLFTVETSVGKDLRRELARVIVEKGWGLYELRAVEMSLEDVFLHLVTQEEEVGN, from the coding sequence GTGATCGAAGTGAGGCATCTTTCCCGAAGCTTTGGGACGGTGAAGGCTATTGAGGATGTCACCTTCGACGTAAGGAAGGGGGAAATTGTGGGCTTCCTGGGCCCGAACGGCGCCGGGAAGACCACGACCATGCGCATCCTCACGGGCTACATCCCCGCCACCTCCGGCACGGCAAGGGTCGCCGGCTTCGACGTGCAGGAGCAGAGCCTTGAGGTGCGCAAGCGTATCGGCTATATGCCGGAGAATCCCCCCCTCTACGGGGACATGACGGTGGAGTCGTTCCTCCACTTCGTGGCGAAGATCAAGGGGGTCGAGGCGAAGGAGCGGAAGCGCCGCGTGGAAAAGGTGATGGAGCAGGTAGAGATCCGCGACGTGCGCCACCGCCTGATCAAGACCCTCTCCAAGGGGTACAAGCAGCGCGTGGGGTTGGCGCAGGCTCTCGTCCACGACCCCGAGGTCTTGATCTTGGACGAGCCGACCATTGGGCTGGACCCCAAGCAGATCCGCGAGGTGCGCACGCTCATCAAGAACCTGGCGGGGGAGCACACGGTGATCCTCAGCACGCACATCCTCCCGGAAGTGAGCATGACCTGCGAGCGCGTGATCATCATCAACAAGGGGAGAATTGTGGCAGAGGATACGCCGGATAACCTCACGGCAAAGCTTGCGGGCTCGCAGCGGGTGGTGATGGAGGTGGAGGGCCCGGTGGACTCGGTAGCCTCGGCTCTCCGCTCGGTCCCCGGGGTGCTCTCGGTGAATGCGGAGCGCGCCGACGGAGACTCACGCGGCTTGTTCACGGTCGAGACCAGTGTCGGCAAGGATCTGCGAAGGGAACTGGCACGGGTGATCGTGGAAAAGGGATGGGGTCTCTATGAGCTCCGCGCGGTTGAGATGAGCCTGGAGGATGTGTTCTTGCACCTGGTCACGCAAGAAGAGGAGGTCGGCAACTGA
- the rpsO gene encoding 30S ribosomal protein S15 — translation MTLTKEKKAQIIQKYGDHPKDTGKPEVQIALLTERINDITQHLQKHRKDHHSRRGLLMLVGKRRRLLDYLASRDIERYRKIVDELGLRR, via the coding sequence ATGACCCTGACGAAGGAAAAGAAGGCGCAGATCATCCAGAAGTACGGGGACCATCCGAAGGATACGGGCAAGCCGGAAGTGCAGATTGCGCTCCTCACCGAGCGAATCAACGATATTACCCAGCACCTCCAGAAGCACCGCAAGGATCACCATAGCAGGAGGGGGCTCCTCATGCTGGTGGGTAAACGCCGGCGTCTCCTGGATTATCTGGCCTCCCGAGACATCGAGCGCTATCGGAAGATTGTCGACGAGCTTGGTCTGCGGCGTTAA
- a CDS encoding bifunctional riboflavin kinase/FAD synthetase, producing MIELRGLDSLNSDTPSVVSVGTFDGVHLGHQQLIRRLKELARELGAKATLITFEPHPQLVLSSPNRPSIKLLTPLAEKRELIAELGADRLVVVDFTPEFAAIPPAQFVEEVLVRRARCRGVVAGADHSFGHGREGSLATLRALGERFGFKVVEVPEVLIDGEEVSSTAIRRMLLREGDVSKAARFLGRLYEVRGTVGRGEGRGRSLGFPTANVVLETPHKLLPRDGIYAGFAVVRGRQLPAAINVGVRPTFNGSHRVVEAHIVSEVGDLYGTPIRVLFVERIRDEVAFPSVGELVAQMEDDVRKTLRILQEYRRSLVEEEEK from the coding sequence ATGATCGAACTTAGGGGTCTTGACAGTCTGAATTCGGACACGCCGAGCGTGGTGTCGGTCGGCACGTTTGATGGGGTGCACCTGGGACACCAGCAGCTCATCCGGCGTTTGAAGGAGCTGGCCAGGGAACTGGGGGCAAAAGCCACGCTGATCACCTTTGAGCCGCACCCACAGCTGGTCCTCTCCAGTCCGAATCGGCCGTCGATCAAGCTCCTGACCCCCCTGGCCGAGAAACGGGAGCTGATCGCGGAGCTGGGCGCTGATCGCCTCGTGGTAGTGGATTTCACCCCGGAGTTTGCAGCGATTCCTCCCGCCCAGTTTGTGGAGGAGGTTCTGGTCCGGCGGGCGCGCTGCCGGGGGGTGGTAGCGGGAGCCGACCACAGCTTTGGTCACGGGCGGGAGGGCTCCCTGGCGACGCTGCGGGCGCTGGGGGAACGCTTCGGATTTAAGGTAGTCGAAGTTCCGGAAGTTCTGATCGACGGCGAGGAAGTGAGCAGTACAGCCATCCGCAGGATGCTCCTCCGCGAGGGGGACGTAAGCAAGGCTGCTCGCTTCCTGGGCCGCCTGTACGAGGTCCGGGGCACTGTGGGACGGGGGGAGGGGCGAGGGCGCTCGCTGGGCTTTCCGACAGCCAATGTGGTGCTGGAGACTCCGCACAAGCTCTTGCCGAGAGACGGCATCTACGCGGGATTTGCGGTGGTCCGGGGGCGGCAGCTGCCCGCGGCCATCAATGTGGGGGTGCGACCCACGTTCAACGGCAGCCATCGAGTGGTGGAGGCACATATCGTCTCCGAGGTAGGGGATCTGTACGGAACCCCGATCCGTGTGCTGTTCGTTGAAAGGATCAGAGACGAGGTGGCCTTCCCGTCAGTGGGGGAGCTTGTAGCTCAGATGGAGGACGACGTGCGGAAGACGCTCCGAATTCTGCAGGAGTATCGTAGATCTCTGGTGGAAGAGGAGGAGAAATGA
- the truB gene encoding tRNA pseudouridine(55) synthase TruB, with product MQAAARRFLVPGDPPVGFEGGVSAETRRLFEEGVVVSLIKPEGWTSFEVVEKVRSVVGVRKVGHAGTLDPFATGVLVVAIGRATKRISELMGLEKEYEGIIEFGLETDTLDPTGAVVRTCAVPEIRLDQLAEAAKQFVGEIEQRPPVYSALKVRGKRLYKLARAGRPVELPPRKVFVKRFDILEWQPPLAKFRVECHAGTYVRALARDLGAAVGSCGYVRQLCRTRVGPYTLENSLTIEEFAERARSGGWLQRE from the coding sequence GTGCAGGCAGCGGCCCGTCGATTTCTCGTGCCCGGCGACCCTCCTGTAGGTTTCGAGGGTGGGGTAAGTGCCGAGACGCGTCGCCTGTTTGAGGAGGGTGTGGTCGTCAGTCTTATCAAGCCTGAGGGTTGGACGTCGTTTGAAGTGGTAGAGAAGGTCCGGTCGGTGGTGGGGGTGCGCAAGGTGGGACACGCGGGCACCCTCGACCCCTTTGCGACGGGCGTGCTGGTCGTGGCCATTGGAAGGGCCACCAAAAGAATCTCGGAACTCATGGGCCTCGAAAAGGAGTACGAGGGGATTATCGAATTCGGCCTGGAAACGGATACCTTGGATCCCACTGGCGCGGTGGTCCGCACGTGCGCGGTACCGGAGATTCGTCTCGACCAGCTCGCGGAGGCGGCAAAGCAATTCGTCGGAGAGATCGAGCAGCGGCCGCCGGTCTACTCTGCCCTGAAGGTGCGTGGCAAGCGATTGTACAAGCTGGCGCGTGCGGGCCGGCCGGTGGAGCTCCCGCCGCGAAAGGTTTTCGTCAAGCGTTTCGACATCCTGGAATGGCAGCCCCCGCTGGCCAAGTTCCGGGTGGAGTGCCACGCGGGAACCTACGTGCGAGCGCTGGCCCGTGACCTGGGGGCGGCCGTTGGCAGCTGCGGCTACGTGCGTCAGCTCTGTCGGACACGGGTGGGGCCTTACACGCTGGAGAACAGCCTCACCATCGAGGAGTTCGCCGAGCGGGCTCGTTCGGGAGGGTGGCTCCAAAGGGAATGA
- the rbfA gene encoding 30S ribosome-binding factor RbfA: MSYLPYKRADRVAVLLREEISRVIFEELKDPRVGHVTITRVRLTDDLKYARVYFNVLGGAEKAEQCRAGLERAKGFIRNQIRMNTDLRFIPDLEFRYDDTLDYSERIEELLREIHRPREE; encoded by the coding sequence ATGAGTTATCTCCCCTACAAGAGAGCCGATCGGGTGGCCGTCCTACTGCGGGAAGAGATTAGCCGTGTAATTTTCGAGGAGCTGAAGGATCCGCGAGTCGGCCACGTGACCATTACGCGCGTCCGACTGACCGATGATCTGAAGTACGCCCGGGTCTATTTCAACGTACTCGGGGGAGCGGAAAAGGCCGAGCAGTGCCGAGCCGGCCTGGAAAGGGCGAAAGGCTTCATTCGCAACCAGATCCGGATGAACACGGACCTGCGCTTCATCCCGGATCTGGAGTTCCGCTACGACGACACCCTCGATTACAGCGAGCGAATCGAGGAGCTGCTGCGGGAGATCCACCGCCCCCGGGAAGAGTAG